A single window of Microbispora hainanensis DNA harbors:
- a CDS encoding MarR family winged helix-turn-helix transcriptional regulator — translation MVVSRRAELMDQLLDGLRRTGAWSVAMSQAAAERIGVNTTDLHCLNLLSDGPMTAGELAGRAGITTASVTGVIDRLEAAGYVRRERDGSDRRKVMVTLQVRQAAQDVAPVFRPFVQAWRGAMDDYTDEQLELIATFLSRTQEVFQSEVGRMRAE, via the coding sequence GTGGTCGTGTCAAGGCGCGCCGAGCTCATGGACCAATTGCTCGACGGGCTGCGCCGCACGGGCGCGTGGTCGGTCGCGATGAGCCAGGCCGCGGCCGAACGGATCGGCGTGAACACGACCGACCTGCACTGCCTCAACCTGCTCAGCGACGGCCCGATGACGGCCGGCGAACTGGCCGGGCGCGCGGGCATCACGACCGCGTCCGTCACCGGGGTGATCGACCGGCTGGAGGCGGCCGGCTACGTGCGGCGCGAGCGCGACGGCTCCGACCGCCGCAAGGTCATGGTCACGCTCCAGGTGCGGCAGGCGGCGCAGGACGTCGCGCCGGTGTTCCGGCCGTTCGTCCAGGCGTGGCGGGGGGCGATGGACGACTACACCGACGAGCAGCTGGAGCTGATCGCCACCTTCCTGAGCCGTACGCAGGAGGTCTTCCAATCCGAGGTCGGACGCATGCGCGCCGAATAG
- a CDS encoding SDR family NAD(P)-dependent oxidoreductase — protein sequence MPTYIEELFSLTGRVALVTGGSSGIGYAIAEALGRAGAAVVLVARRQKELTEAVDRLHGLGVRAAAISADLGDRAGVARVCEEAGGFFGEIDILVNDAANNIRKPMAELTPGDYDQTIAVNLTAPFLLGQHFGPRMAARGRGRIINIGSQQSISAFGDSGVYGTAKAGICGLTRSQAEAWSARGVTSNTLIPGFILTPLTAPAQAVPGRVEQMAARTMTGRNGVPDDFRGVAVFLASDSSSYVTGQAICVDGGFSVH from the coding sequence ATGCCGACCTACATCGAGGAACTCTTCTCACTCACCGGCCGGGTCGCCCTCGTCACCGGAGGCAGCTCCGGCATCGGATACGCCATCGCCGAGGCGCTCGGACGCGCCGGAGCGGCCGTGGTCCTGGTCGCCAGGCGGCAGAAGGAGCTCACCGAGGCCGTCGACCGGCTCCACGGCCTCGGCGTGCGCGCCGCCGCCATCAGCGCCGACCTCGGCGACCGCGCCGGCGTCGCCCGCGTGTGCGAGGAGGCGGGCGGCTTCTTCGGCGAGATCGACATCCTCGTCAACGACGCCGCCAACAACATCAGAAAGCCCATGGCAGAGCTGACCCCCGGCGACTACGACCAGACCATCGCCGTCAACCTCACCGCGCCGTTCCTGCTCGGGCAGCACTTCGGCCCCCGCATGGCCGCCCGGGGCCGGGGCCGCATCATCAACATCGGCTCCCAGCAGTCGATCAGCGCATTCGGCGACAGCGGCGTGTACGGCACGGCCAAGGCCGGCATCTGCGGGCTGACCCGCTCCCAGGCCGAGGCGTGGTCGGCGCGCGGGGTCACCAGCAACACGCTCATCCCCGGCTTCATCCTGACCCCGCTGACCGCGCCCGCCCAGGCCGTGCCCGGACGGGTGGAGCAGATGGCCGCCCGCACCATGACCGGCCGCAACGGCGTCCCCGACGACTTCCGCGGCGTGGCCGTCTTCCTCGCCTCCGACTCCTCGTCGTACGTCACCGGCCAGGCCATCTGCGTCGACGGCGGCTTCAGCGTCCACTAG
- a CDS encoding MarR family winged helix-turn-helix transcriptional regulator: MNDSPAERRTGTGAASAPRPQDAPATHGEIGEDAERGCLITRLAELQRSMGRFFARDRSMPLLASTLTMQQLKVVMFLSFAGSTSGQELARHLGVGLATVTGIVDRVVAQGLASRHEDPHDRRVRRVELTEAGRRLTSEIVEAGTGGYIRLLRRLDTETLRTMETVMRKIEDVMREMHAEDADPTGPTA; this comes from the coding sequence GTGAACGACAGCCCAGCCGAGCGGCGCACCGGAACCGGTGCGGCGTCCGCCCCCCGCCCGCAGGACGCCCCCGCCACCCACGGGGAGATCGGGGAGGACGCCGAGCGCGGGTGCCTCATCACCCGCCTCGCGGAACTGCAGCGCAGCATGGGCCGCTTCTTCGCCCGCGACCGCTCGATGCCGCTGCTCGCCTCCACCCTCACGATGCAGCAGCTCAAGGTCGTCATGTTCCTGTCGTTCGCCGGATCCACCTCCGGGCAGGAGCTCGCCCGCCACCTCGGCGTCGGCCTGGCCACCGTCACCGGCATCGTCGACCGCGTGGTGGCCCAGGGCCTGGCCAGCCGGCACGAGGACCCCCACGACCGCCGCGTACGCCGGGTCGAGCTCACCGAGGCCGGGCGGCGGCTCACCAGCGAGATCGTCGAGGCCGGCACCGGAGGCTACATCCGCCTCCTGCGGCGCCTCGACACCGAGACCCTGCGCACCATGGAGACGGTGATGCGCAAGATCGAGGACGTGATGCGCGAGATGCACGCCGAAGACGCCGACCCGACCGGCCCGACCGCCTGA
- a CDS encoding efflux RND transporter permease subunit, whose protein sequence is MTSLARLSLGNRTLVIMIAVVLAGFGLFAIPSLKQQLFPSLEFPAAFTVASYPGAAPEIVEEQVTKPIESAFQGIAGVTDITSTSREGMSQVQVAYEYGTDIDQMIGKMQQAVSRIKAQLPADVDPQVVAGSTDDIPVMAIAVGDGGDQHAMADKIEKIMVPELQSIEGVRDVTVSGAAEQQVVITPDQGRLALLGLSAAAIPDLLRSNGVSIPAGTLTEDGKSLTVQIGDPVRTVKDLENLYLTPLAPAAGGQGAAAGQRGGATPGQAAGQTAGRAGGQGAGQGGAAVPGTSTAAAAAQARAAGARPKPVKLGDVADIKVVDASATTFTRTNGTPSLGVSITMVPDGNAVQISHAVNDALPDLTRALGDTAELTVVFDQAPYVERSIEDLTTEGLLGLAFAVLVILVFLLSVRSTLVTAVSIPLSVVIALIALWIGDYSLNLLTLGALTIAVGRVVDDSIVVLENIKRHLAYGEEKRRAILGAVREVSGAVTASTLTTVAVFLPIAFVGGMVGQLFSPFAITVTVALLASLLVALTVIPVLAYWFLKAPSLTPQEMQAAREDAERKELRSPLQRIYLPVLRFATRRRLVTVLIGVVVFAATMALAPNLKTNFLDNSGNDTTQISQRMPAGTDLATTDAAAKKVEAVLEADGGVKSYQVTVGGGNRFLGGVGGGADRASFSVTLKEGEDTSALEDRLRQRLKGLTGIGDVTVGGSGGGFNSDQVQVIVQGSDQAALKTAATTVRDAMAKIDGLRDVASNLEDSVPRVEVHVDREKAAARGLTEAGIGQLVAQAFRGAPVGSIDVGGRSSDVILRAAGDAPDDIAAIRKLEIPTATGLVKLGDVADVVKADGPTQITRQDGDRTATVSGTADASNLGAITTKVTDTLKTLTLPAGVTYKIGGASSQQQDAFADLGLAMLLAVAIVFMIMVATFRSLVQPLILLVSIPFAATGAIGLLLATDTALGVPALIGMLMLIGIVVTNAIVLIDLINQYREQGLGVVEAVMEGGRRRLRPILMTAIATICALTPMALGVTGSGGFISRPLAIVVIGGLISSTLLTLVLVPTLYTMVERLKERMRRTPKPPASGDDELTVYGKEALEPAQ, encoded by the coding sequence ATGACCTCCTTGGCCAGGCTGAGCCTTGGCAACCGCACTCTCGTGATCATGATTGCGGTGGTGCTCGCGGGTTTCGGCTTGTTCGCGATTCCCTCGCTGAAACAACAGCTTTTCCCGTCGCTGGAGTTCCCGGCGGCGTTCACGGTGGCGAGTTATCCGGGTGCCGCTCCCGAGATCGTCGAGGAGCAGGTCACCAAGCCGATCGAGAGCGCGTTCCAGGGTATCGCCGGCGTCACCGACATCACCTCCACATCCCGCGAAGGGATGTCGCAGGTGCAGGTGGCGTATGAGTACGGCACCGACATCGACCAGATGATCGGAAAGATGCAGCAGGCCGTCAGCCGCATCAAGGCGCAGCTTCCGGCCGACGTCGATCCGCAGGTGGTCGCGGGCAGCACCGACGACATCCCGGTGATGGCGATCGCGGTGGGCGACGGCGGCGACCAGCACGCCATGGCCGACAAGATCGAGAAGATCATGGTGCCAGAGCTGCAGTCGATCGAGGGCGTCCGCGACGTCACCGTCAGCGGCGCCGCCGAGCAGCAGGTCGTCATCACCCCCGACCAGGGCAGGCTCGCCCTGCTGGGGCTGTCGGCCGCGGCCATTCCCGATCTCCTGCGGTCCAACGGGGTCTCCATCCCGGCCGGCACGCTGACCGAGGACGGCAAGTCGCTGACCGTGCAGATCGGCGACCCGGTCCGTACGGTGAAGGACCTGGAGAACCTCTACCTGACCCCCCTCGCGCCCGCGGCGGGTGGTCAGGGCGCCGCGGCCGGGCAGCGCGGCGGCGCGACCCCGGGTCAGGCCGCCGGACAGACGGCGGGCCGGGCCGGAGGGCAGGGCGCGGGACAAGGCGGCGCCGCCGTGCCGGGGACGTCCACGGCAGCGGCTGCGGCGCAGGCCCGCGCCGCCGGGGCCCGGCCGAAGCCGGTCAAGCTCGGGGACGTGGCCGACATCAAGGTCGTGGACGCCTCCGCGACCACGTTCACCCGCACCAACGGCACCCCGAGCCTCGGCGTGTCGATCACGATGGTGCCCGACGGCAACGCCGTGCAGATCTCCCACGCGGTGAACGACGCGCTGCCGGACCTGACCCGGGCCCTCGGCGACACCGCCGAGCTGACCGTGGTGTTCGACCAGGCGCCGTACGTCGAGCGGTCCATCGAGGATCTCACCACCGAGGGCCTGCTGGGCCTCGCGTTCGCCGTGCTCGTGATCCTGGTGTTCCTGCTGTCGGTCCGCTCGACCCTGGTCACGGCCGTGTCGATCCCGCTGTCGGTGGTGATCGCGCTGATCGCGCTGTGGATCGGCGACTACTCGCTGAACCTGCTGACGCTGGGGGCGCTGACGATCGCCGTGGGCCGCGTGGTCGACGACTCGATCGTGGTGCTGGAGAACATCAAACGCCATCTCGCCTACGGCGAGGAGAAGCGGCGGGCGATCCTCGGCGCGGTACGCGAGGTGTCCGGCGCGGTGACCGCCTCGACGCTCACGACGGTCGCGGTGTTCCTGCCGATCGCCTTCGTCGGCGGGATGGTGGGGCAGCTGTTCAGCCCGTTCGCCATCACGGTGACCGTGGCTCTGCTGGCGTCGCTGCTGGTGGCGCTGACCGTCATCCCGGTGCTGGCCTACTGGTTCCTCAAGGCGCCGTCGCTCACCCCGCAGGAGATGCAGGCCGCACGCGAGGACGCCGAACGCAAGGAGCTGCGCAGCCCGCTGCAGCGGATCTACCTGCCGGTGCTGCGGTTCGCGACGCGGCGGCGCCTGGTCACCGTGCTGATCGGGGTGGTGGTGTTCGCCGCGACGATGGCGCTGGCGCCCAACCTGAAGACGAACTTCCTCGACAACTCGGGCAACGACACCACGCAGATCAGCCAGCGGATGCCGGCCGGCACCGACCTGGCGACCACCGACGCGGCGGCCAAGAAGGTCGAGGCGGTGCTGGAGGCCGACGGGGGCGTGAAGTCCTATCAGGTGACGGTCGGCGGCGGCAACCGCTTCCTCGGCGGGGTGGGCGGCGGCGCGGACCGCGCGTCGTTCTCCGTCACGCTGAAGGAGGGCGAGGACACCTCCGCGCTGGAGGACCGGCTGCGGCAGCGTCTCAAGGGCCTGACGGGGATCGGCGACGTCACGGTCGGCGGCAGCGGCGGCGGGTTCAACTCCGACCAGGTGCAGGTCATCGTGCAGGGCTCGGACCAGGCCGCGCTGAAGACGGCGGCCACCACGGTGCGCGACGCCATGGCCAAGATCGACGGACTGCGCGACGTGGCCTCCAACCTCGAAGACAGCGTCCCGCGGGTCGAGGTGCACGTGGACCGGGAGAAGGCCGCCGCCAGGGGCCTGACCGAGGCCGGGATCGGGCAGCTGGTCGCGCAGGCGTTCCGCGGCGCGCCGGTCGGCTCGATCGACGTCGGCGGCCGCTCCAGCGACGTGATCCTGCGCGCCGCCGGTGACGCGCCCGACGACATCGCCGCGATCAGGAAGCTCGAGATCCCCACGGCGACGGGCCTGGTGAAGCTCGGCGACGTCGCCGACGTGGTGAAGGCCGACGGCCCGACCCAGATCACCCGGCAGGACGGCGACCGCACCGCCACGGTGTCCGGCACCGCCGACGCGTCCAACCTCGGCGCGATCACCACGAAGGTCACCGACACGCTGAAGACGCTGACGCTGCCGGCCGGGGTGACGTACAAGATCGGCGGGGCGAGCTCCCAGCAGCAGGACGCGTTCGCCGACCTGGGGCTGGCCATGCTGCTCGCGGTGGCGATCGTCTTCATGATCATGGTGGCGACGTTCCGCAGCCTGGTGCAGCCGCTGATCCTGCTGGTGTCGATCCCGTTCGCGGCGACCGGCGCGATCGGGCTGCTGCTGGCCACCGACACGGCGCTCGGCGTGCCCGCGCTGATCGGCATGCTGATGCTGATCGGCATCGTCGTCACCAACGCGATCGTGCTGATCGACCTGATCAACCAGTATCGCGAGCAGGGGCTTGGCGTGGTGGAGGCGGTCATGGAGGGCGGCCGGCGGCGGCTTCGCCCGATCCTGATGACCGCGATCGCGACGATCTGCGCGCTCACCCCGATGGCGCTGGGCGTGACCGGTTCGGGTGGGTTCATCTCCCGGCCGCTGGCCATCGTCGTGATCGGCGGCCTGATCTCCTCGACGCTGCTGACGCTGGTGCTGGTGCCGACGCTCTACACGATGGTGGAGCGGCTCAAGGAGCGCATGCGCCGTACGCCGAAGCCGCCCGCCTCGGGTGACGACGAGCTGACCGTGTATGGCAAGGAGGCCCTCGAACCGGCCCAGTGA